Proteins from a genomic interval of Maylandia zebra isolate NMK-2024a linkage group LG15, Mzebra_GT3a, whole genome shotgun sequence:
- the adgrl2a gene encoding adhesion G protein-coupled receptor L2 isoform X34, producing the protein MSCSLWKLPTFCWFLITLAQVHSTEGFSRAALPFGLVRRELSCEGYPIDLRCPGSDVIMIESANYGRTDDKICDADPFQMENINCYLPDAYKIMSQRCNNRTQCIVITGSDVFPDPCPGTYKYLEVQYECVPYKVEQKVFLCPGTLKAVGEPSFIFEAEQQAGAWCKDPLQAGDKIYFMPWTPYRTDTLIEYSSLDDFQNARQTITYKLPHRVDGTGFVVYDGAVFFNKERTRNIVKFDLRTRIKSGEAIINNANYHDTSPYKWGGKTDIDLAVDENGLWVIYATEQNNGMMVISQLNPYTLRFEATWETTYDKRSASNAFMVCGVLYVVRSTYEDNESEVSKSLIDYIYNTKQNRGEYVDIHFPNQYQYIAAVDYNPRDNQLYVWNNFYILRYNLEFGLPDPAHAPPFSEVTTTPPTKTTTTTTTTTVHWGVDNNTTTTGYKERSRGTPRPRPVIPQTPSPPPLESFPLPERFCKAIEKRDIMWPQTQRGMLVERPCPKGTRGTASYLCVLSTGDWHPKGPDLSNCTSHWVNQVAQKIRSGENAANLANELAKHTKGPIFAGDVSSSVRLMEQLVDILDAQLQELRPSEKDSAGRSFNKLQKRERTCRAYMKAIVDTVDNLLRPEALKSWQDMNSTEQTHAATMLLDTLEEGAFVLADNLMEPAIVKVPADNIILEVYVLSTDGQVQDFKFPQIGKSGISIQLSANTVKLNSRNGVAKLVFMLYKNLSQFLSTENATIKMDNDAYARNVSVAVNSDIIAASINKESSRVFINDPVIFTLEHIDMEHYFNSNCSFWNYSERSMMGYWSTQGCKLLDSNKTHTTCSCSHLTNFAILMAHRETSASSEVHELLLTVITRVGIVVSLVCLMISIFTFCFFRGLQSDRNTIHKNLCINLFIAELIFLIGIDMTEPRIGCAIIAGILHFFFLASFSWMCLEGVQLYLMLVEVFESEYSRKKYYYVSGYLFPAIVVGVSAAIDYRSYGTKKACWLSVDNHFIWSFIGPVTCIIMLNLIFLVITMYKMVKHSTTLKPDSSRLENINNYRVCDGYYNTDLPGYEDNKRFIKSWVMGAFALLCLLGLTWSFGLFFISEASIVMAYLFTIFNTFQGMFIFIFHCLLQKKVRKEYSKCFRHTYCCGGLPTESSHGSAKTSTTRTSARYSSGTQSRIRRMWNDTVRKQSESSFISGDINSTSTLNQVTYRETRHSLNNAVRDTSAMDTLPLNGNFNNSYSLRNGDFGDSVQVVDCGLSLDDAAFEKMIISELVHNNLRACNKSHQQQQQQHHSLHHPPHHQQPPQYHHHHHTERAPPKVTVVGGSSSEDDAIVADASSLVHVGDTVGLELHQELEAPLIPQRTHSLLYAPQKKVRTDGGVDTFVSELTPTNPDDSLQSPNRDSLYTSMPNLKDSPYPESSPDVVEDLSPSKRSENEDVYYKSMPNLGGGQQLQAYYQIGRGSSDGYIIPITKEDSIPEGDVREGQMQLVTSL; encoded by the exons AAGTGGAGCAAAAAG TTTTTCTTTGTCCTGGGACTCTGAAAGCTGTCGGTGAACCTTCCTTTATATTTGAAGCGGAGCAGCAAGCTGGAGCCTGGTGCAAAGACCCACTGCAAGCCGGCGACAAAATCTACTTCATGCCTTGGACTCCGTACCGAACAGACACTCTAATCGAGTACTCCTCCTTGGATGACTTTCAAAATGCCCGTCAAACCATCACCTACAAGCTGCCGCACCGGGTGGATGGGACTGGATTTGTGGTCTACGACGGGGCGGTGTTTTTCAACAAGGAGCGTACCCGAAACATCGTGAAGTTTGACCTGCGGACTCGAATCAAAAGCGGTGAGGCGATCATCAACAACGCCAACTACCACGACACGTCGCCCTAcaagtggggaggaaaaacagaCATTGACCTGGCGGTGGATGAGAACGGGCTGTGGGTGATTTATGCCACAGAGCAGAACAATGGTATGATGGTGATCAGCCAGCTGAACCCCTACACGCTACGATTTGAAGCTACCTGGGAAACGACCTATGACAAGCGCTCAGCCTCCAATGCCTTCATGGTCTGTGGAGTACTCTATGTGGTCCGCTCCACCTACGAAGACAATGAAAGTGAAGTCAGCAAGAGCCTGATTGATTATATTTACAATACCAAACAGAACCGTGGGGAATACGTTGATATCCACTTTCCCAACCAGTACCAGTACATTGCAGCTGTGGATTATAATCCGCGAGATAACCAGCTCTATGTGTGGAATAACTTTTACATCCTGAGGTACAACTTGGAGTTTGGCCTGCCTGATCCGGCACATG CACCGCCGTTTTCAGAAGTCACCACGACTCCGCCTACAAAAACGACAaccaccacaacaacaaccacggTGCACTGGGGTGTGGACAACAATACCACCACAACAGGGTACAAGGAGCGCAGCAGGGGAACGCCCAGGCCACGTCCTGTAATCCCACAGACTCCTTCCCCTCCGCCCCTGGAGTCTTTCCCTTTACCTGAACGCTTCTGCAAGGCAATTGAGAAAAGAGACATAATGTGGCCTCAGACCCAGAGGGGCATGCTTGTTGAGCGACCTTGTCCCAAGGGAACACGAG GCACAGCATCTTATTTATGTGTCCTTTCCACCGGGGACTGGCACCCAAAGGGCCCTGATCTCAGCAACTGCACCTCCCACTGGGTCAACCAAGTAGCCCAGAAG ATCCGCAGCGGTGAAAACGCGGCTAACTTGGCCAATGAATTAGCCAAGCACACCAAAGGACCCATCTTTGCCGGGGACGTCAGCTCCTCAGTGCGCCTGATGGAGCAGCTGGTGGACATCCTGGATGCGCAGCTGCAGGAGCTCAGACCCAGCGAGAAGGATTCTGCAGGACGGAGCTTCAACAAG ctccaAAAGCGAGAAAGGACATGCAGGGCATACATGAAG GCCATCGTGGACACGGTGGATAACCTTCTGCGACCAGAGGCGCTCAAATCCTGGCAGGACATGAACAGCACCGAGCAAACTCACGCAGCCACCATGTTACTGGATACTTTGGAGGAAGGGGCCTTCGTCCTCGCCGACAACCTCATGGAACCAGCTATTGTCAAAGTCCCAGCAGATAATATAA TCCTGGAAGTGTATGTTCTCAGCACGGATGGCCAGGTCCAGGATTTCAAATTTCCACAGATCGGCAAAAGCGGCATCTCAATCCAGCTCTCAGCCAATACTGTTAAGCTCAACAGTCGGAATG GAGTTGCCAAACTGGTTTTCATGCTCTACAAAAACCTGAGCCAGTTCCTCAGCACAGAAAACGCCACCATCAAGATGGACAATGACGCCTACGCCCGCAACGTCTCGGTAGCCGTCAACTCGGACATCATCGCCGCCTCAATCAACAAAGAGTCTAGCCGCGTGTTCATTAATGACCCCGTGATTTTTACCCTGGAGCACATTGAT ATGGAGCACTACTTCAACTCCAATTGCTCCTTCTGGAATTACTCTGAGAGAAGCATGATGGGCTACTGGTCCACCCAAGGCTGCAAACTCCTGGACTCCaataaaacacacaccaccTGCTCATGCAGCCATCTCACCAACTTTGCCATCCTCATGGCACACCGTGAAACCTCG GCCAGCAGTGAAGTGCACGAGCTGCTCCTGACCGTCATCACTCGCGTCGGCATCGTGGTGTCCCTCGTCTGCCTCATGATCAGCATCTTCACCTTCTGTTTCTTCCGGGGCCTGCAGAGCGATCGCAACACCATCCACAAGAACTTGTGCATTAATCTCTTCATTGCAGAGTTAATATTCCTAATTGGTATCGATATGACGGAACCCAGG ATTGGCTGTGCCATCATTGCGGGGATCCTGCACTTCTTCTTCCTAGCTTCCTTCTCCTGGATGTgtcttgagggagtccagctgtACCTCATGCTTGTAGAAGTCTTTGAGAGCGAATACTCGCGGAAAAAGTATTACTACGTGTCTGGTTACCTCTTCCCTGCCATCGTTGTCGGCGTCTCAGCAGCTATTGACTACAGGAGCTACGGGACCAAGAAAGC GTGCTGGCTAAGTGTGGATAATCATTTCATATGGAGTTTTATAGGACCTGTCACCTGTATCATCATG CTCAATCTCATCTTCCTGGTGATCACAATGTACAAAATGGTGAAGCACTCCACCACCCTGAAACCAGACTCTAGCCGACTGGAGAATATAAA TAATTATCGCGTTTGTGACGGCTACTATAATACAGATTTGCCTGG CTATGAAGATAATAAACGGTTTATCAA ATCCTGGGTCATGGGTGCTTTTGCTCTGCTGTGTCTGCTCGGTCTCACCTGGTCTTTTGGGCTCTTCTTCATCAGCGAGGCCTCGATTGTTATGGCGTACCTCTTCACCATATTCAACACCTTCCAAGGAATGTTTATCTTCATTTTCCACTGCCTTCTCCAGAAAAAA GTCCGCAAAGAGTACAGCAAGTGCTTCCGCCACACGTACTGCTGCGGAGGGCTGCCGACTGAGAGCTCGCACGGTTCTGCGAAGACTTCCACCACACGGACCAGCGCACGCTACTCctctggcacacag AGTCGTATCAGGAGAATGTGGAATGACACCGTAAGAAAGCAATCTGAGTCCTCCTTTATCTCAGGTGACATCAACAGCACCTCCACCCTTAACCAAG TGACCTACAGAGAGACAA GGCACTCACTGAACAATGCGGTGAGGGACACAAGTGCAATGGATACTCTACCGCTAAATGGTAACTTTAATAATAGCTACTCGCTCCGTAATGGGGACTTTGGCGACAGTGTGCAGGTAGTAGACTGCGGCCTGAGTCTGGACGATGCTGCCTTTGAGAAAATGATAATCTCAGAGCTAGTACACAACAACCTGCGTGCCTGTAATAAAAGCCAccaacagcaacagcagcagcaccacagtttacatcatccaccccaccaccagcagccaccgcagtaccaccatcaccaccacacGGAGCGGGCTCCGCCCAAGGTGACGGTGGTAGGTGGAAGCAGCAGCGAAGATGACGCTATTGTGGCCGACGCTTCGTCTCTGGTCCACGTGGGTGACACGGTGGGCCTCGAGCTGCACCAGGAGCTGGAGGCACCTCTCATCCCCCAGCGGACTCACTCGCTTCTGTATGCACCCCAGAAGAAGGTGAGGACCGATGGGGGAGTCGATACGTTTGTCAGCGAGCTGACACCCACCAATCCCGATGATAGTCTGCAGTCCCCAAACAGGGACTCCCTGTACACTAGTATGCCTAATCTGAAAGACTCTCCGTACCCCGAGAGCAGCCCTGATGTTGTGGAGGACCTGTCCCCCTCCAAAAGGAGCGAGAATGAGGACGTTTACTACAAGAGTATGCCTAACTTGGGGGGTGGCCAGCAGCTCCAAGCCTATTACCAGATAGGCCGAGGGAGCAGTGATGGTTACATTATTCCCATTACTAAAGAGGACAGCATCCCTGAAGGCGACGTACGAGAAGGACAGATGCAGTTAGTGACAAgcctttaa
- the adgrl2a gene encoding adhesion G protein-coupled receptor L2 isoform X4 yields the protein MSCSLWKLPTFCWFLITLAQVHSTEGFSRAALPFGLVRRELSCEGYPIDLRCPGSDVIMIESANYGRTDDKICDADPFQMENINCYLPDAYKIMSQRCNNRTQCIVITGSDVFPDPCPGTYKYLEVQYECVPYSPCPTRIGPRTQNVSYRNCPEVEQKVFLCPGTLKAVGEPSFIFEAEQQAGAWCKDPLQAGDKIYFMPWTPYRTDTLIEYSSLDDFQNARQTITYKLPHRVDGTGFVVYDGAVFFNKERTRNIVKFDLRTRIKSGEAIINNANYHDTSPYKWGGKTDIDLAVDENGLWVIYATEQNNGMMVISQLNPYTLRFEATWETTYDKRSASNAFMVCGVLYVVRSTYEDNESEVSKSLIDYIYNTKQNRGEYVDIHFPNQYQYIAAVDYNPRDNQLYVWNNFYILRYNLEFGLPDPAHAPPFSEVTTTPPTKTTTTTTTTTVHWGVDNNTTTTGYKERSRGTPRPRPVIPQTPSPPPLESFPLPERFCKAIEKRDIMWPQTQRGMLVERPCPKGTRGTASYLCVLSTGDWHPKGPDLSNCTSHWVNQVAQKIRSGENAANLANELAKHTKGPIFAGDVSSSVRLMEQLVDILDAQLQELRPSEKDSAGRSFNKAIVDTVDNLLRPEALKSWQDMNSTEQTHAATMLLDTLEEGAFVLADNLMEPAIVKVPADNIILEVYVLSTDGQVQDFKFPQIGKSGISIQLSANTVKLNSRNGVAKLVFMLYKNLSQFLSTENATIKMDNDAYARNVSVAVNSDIIAASINKESSRVFINDPVIFTLEHIDMEHYFNSNCSFWNYSERSMMGYWSTQGCKLLDSNKTHTTCSCSHLTNFAILMAHRETSASSEVHELLLTVITRVGIVVSLVCLMISIFTFCFFRGLQSDRNTIHKNLCINLFIAELIFLIGIDMTEPRIGCAIIAGILHFFFLASFSWMCLEGVQLYLMLVEVFESEYSRKKYYYVSGYLFPAIVVGVSAAIDYRSYGTKKACWLSVDNHFIWSFIGPVTCIIMLNLIFLVITMYKMVKHSTTLKPDSSRLENINNYRVCDGYYNTDLPGYEDNKRFIKSWVMGAFALLCLLGLTWSFGLFFISEASIVMAYLFTIFNTFQGMFIFIFHCLLQKKVRKEYSKCFRHTYCCGGLPTESSHGSAKTSTTRTSARYSSGTQSRIRRMWNDTVRKQSESSFISGDINSTSTLNQGMTGNYLLTNPLLRPQGTNNPYNTLLAETVVCNTPTAPVFNSPVTYRETRHSLNNAVRDTSAMDTLPLNGNFNNSYSLRNGDFGDSVQVVDCGLSLDDAAFEKMIISELVHNNLRACNKSHQQQQQQHHSLHHPPHHQQPPQYHHHHHTERAPPKVTVVGGSSSEDDAIVADASSLVHVGDTVGLELHQELEAPLIPQRTHSLLYAPQKKVRTDGGVDTFVSELTPTNPDDSLQSPNRDSLYTSMPNLKDSPYPESSPDVVEDLSPSKRSENEDVYYKSMPNLGGGQQLQAYYQIGRGSSDGYIIPITKEDSIPEGDVREGQMQLVTSL from the exons AAGTGGAGCAAAAAG TTTTTCTTTGTCCTGGGACTCTGAAAGCTGTCGGTGAACCTTCCTTTATATTTGAAGCGGAGCAGCAAGCTGGAGCCTGGTGCAAAGACCCACTGCAAGCCGGCGACAAAATCTACTTCATGCCTTGGACTCCGTACCGAACAGACACTCTAATCGAGTACTCCTCCTTGGATGACTTTCAAAATGCCCGTCAAACCATCACCTACAAGCTGCCGCACCGGGTGGATGGGACTGGATTTGTGGTCTACGACGGGGCGGTGTTTTTCAACAAGGAGCGTACCCGAAACATCGTGAAGTTTGACCTGCGGACTCGAATCAAAAGCGGTGAGGCGATCATCAACAACGCCAACTACCACGACACGTCGCCCTAcaagtggggaggaaaaacagaCATTGACCTGGCGGTGGATGAGAACGGGCTGTGGGTGATTTATGCCACAGAGCAGAACAATGGTATGATGGTGATCAGCCAGCTGAACCCCTACACGCTACGATTTGAAGCTACCTGGGAAACGACCTATGACAAGCGCTCAGCCTCCAATGCCTTCATGGTCTGTGGAGTACTCTATGTGGTCCGCTCCACCTACGAAGACAATGAAAGTGAAGTCAGCAAGAGCCTGATTGATTATATTTACAATACCAAACAGAACCGTGGGGAATACGTTGATATCCACTTTCCCAACCAGTACCAGTACATTGCAGCTGTGGATTATAATCCGCGAGATAACCAGCTCTATGTGTGGAATAACTTTTACATCCTGAGGTACAACTTGGAGTTTGGCCTGCCTGATCCGGCACATG CACCGCCGTTTTCAGAAGTCACCACGACTCCGCCTACAAAAACGACAaccaccacaacaacaaccacggTGCACTGGGGTGTGGACAACAATACCACCACAACAGGGTACAAGGAGCGCAGCAGGGGAACGCCCAGGCCACGTCCTGTAATCCCACAGACTCCTTCCCCTCCGCCCCTGGAGTCTTTCCCTTTACCTGAACGCTTCTGCAAGGCAATTGAGAAAAGAGACATAATGTGGCCTCAGACCCAGAGGGGCATGCTTGTTGAGCGACCTTGTCCCAAGGGAACACGAG GCACAGCATCTTATTTATGTGTCCTTTCCACCGGGGACTGGCACCCAAAGGGCCCTGATCTCAGCAACTGCACCTCCCACTGGGTCAACCAAGTAGCCCAGAAG ATCCGCAGCGGTGAAAACGCGGCTAACTTGGCCAATGAATTAGCCAAGCACACCAAAGGACCCATCTTTGCCGGGGACGTCAGCTCCTCAGTGCGCCTGATGGAGCAGCTGGTGGACATCCTGGATGCGCAGCTGCAGGAGCTCAGACCCAGCGAGAAGGATTCTGCAGGACGGAGCTTCAACAAG GCCATCGTGGACACGGTGGATAACCTTCTGCGACCAGAGGCGCTCAAATCCTGGCAGGACATGAACAGCACCGAGCAAACTCACGCAGCCACCATGTTACTGGATACTTTGGAGGAAGGGGCCTTCGTCCTCGCCGACAACCTCATGGAACCAGCTATTGTCAAAGTCCCAGCAGATAATATAA TCCTGGAAGTGTATGTTCTCAGCACGGATGGCCAGGTCCAGGATTTCAAATTTCCACAGATCGGCAAAAGCGGCATCTCAATCCAGCTCTCAGCCAATACTGTTAAGCTCAACAGTCGGAATG GAGTTGCCAAACTGGTTTTCATGCTCTACAAAAACCTGAGCCAGTTCCTCAGCACAGAAAACGCCACCATCAAGATGGACAATGACGCCTACGCCCGCAACGTCTCGGTAGCCGTCAACTCGGACATCATCGCCGCCTCAATCAACAAAGAGTCTAGCCGCGTGTTCATTAATGACCCCGTGATTTTTACCCTGGAGCACATTGAT ATGGAGCACTACTTCAACTCCAATTGCTCCTTCTGGAATTACTCTGAGAGAAGCATGATGGGCTACTGGTCCACCCAAGGCTGCAAACTCCTGGACTCCaataaaacacacaccaccTGCTCATGCAGCCATCTCACCAACTTTGCCATCCTCATGGCACACCGTGAAACCTCG GCCAGCAGTGAAGTGCACGAGCTGCTCCTGACCGTCATCACTCGCGTCGGCATCGTGGTGTCCCTCGTCTGCCTCATGATCAGCATCTTCACCTTCTGTTTCTTCCGGGGCCTGCAGAGCGATCGCAACACCATCCACAAGAACTTGTGCATTAATCTCTTCATTGCAGAGTTAATATTCCTAATTGGTATCGATATGACGGAACCCAGG ATTGGCTGTGCCATCATTGCGGGGATCCTGCACTTCTTCTTCCTAGCTTCCTTCTCCTGGATGTgtcttgagggagtccagctgtACCTCATGCTTGTAGAAGTCTTTGAGAGCGAATACTCGCGGAAAAAGTATTACTACGTGTCTGGTTACCTCTTCCCTGCCATCGTTGTCGGCGTCTCAGCAGCTATTGACTACAGGAGCTACGGGACCAAGAAAGC GTGCTGGCTAAGTGTGGATAATCATTTCATATGGAGTTTTATAGGACCTGTCACCTGTATCATCATG CTCAATCTCATCTTCCTGGTGATCACAATGTACAAAATGGTGAAGCACTCCACCACCCTGAAACCAGACTCTAGCCGACTGGAGAATATAAA TAATTATCGCGTTTGTGACGGCTACTATAATACAGATTTGCCTGG CTATGAAGATAATAAACGGTTTATCAA ATCCTGGGTCATGGGTGCTTTTGCTCTGCTGTGTCTGCTCGGTCTCACCTGGTCTTTTGGGCTCTTCTTCATCAGCGAGGCCTCGATTGTTATGGCGTACCTCTTCACCATATTCAACACCTTCCAAGGAATGTTTATCTTCATTTTCCACTGCCTTCTCCAGAAAAAA GTCCGCAAAGAGTACAGCAAGTGCTTCCGCCACACGTACTGCTGCGGAGGGCTGCCGACTGAGAGCTCGCACGGTTCTGCGAAGACTTCCACCACACGGACCAGCGCACGCTACTCctctggcacacag AGTCGTATCAGGAGAATGTGGAATGACACCGTAAGAAAGCAATCTGAGTCCTCCTTTATCTCAGGTGACATCAACAGCACCTCCACCCTTAACCAAG GAATGACCGGGAACTATCTACTAACAAATCCTCTCCTGCGACCACAAGGCACTAACAACCCTTATAACACCTTACTGGCTGAGACAGTCGTATGTAACACTCCCACAGCTCCAGTGTTTAATTCACCAG TGACCTACAGAGAGACAA GGCACTCACTGAACAATGCGGTGAGGGACACAAGTGCAATGGATACTCTACCGCTAAATGGTAACTTTAATAATAGCTACTCGCTCCGTAATGGGGACTTTGGCGACAGTGTGCAGGTAGTAGACTGCGGCCTGAGTCTGGACGATGCTGCCTTTGAGAAAATGATAATCTCAGAGCTAGTACACAACAACCTGCGTGCCTGTAATAAAAGCCAccaacagcaacagcagcagcaccacagtttacatcatccaccccaccaccagcagccaccgcagtaccaccatcaccaccacacGGAGCGGGCTCCGCCCAAGGTGACGGTGGTAGGTGGAAGCAGCAGCGAAGATGACGCTATTGTGGCCGACGCTTCGTCTCTGGTCCACGTGGGTGACACGGTGGGCCTCGAGCTGCACCAGGAGCTGGAGGCACCTCTCATCCCCCAGCGGACTCACTCGCTTCTGTATGCACCCCAGAAGAAGGTGAGGACCGATGGGGGAGTCGATACGTTTGTCAGCGAGCTGACACCCACCAATCCCGATGATAGTCTGCAGTCCCCAAACAGGGACTCCCTGTACACTAGTATGCCTAATCTGAAAGACTCTCCGTACCCCGAGAGCAGCCCTGATGTTGTGGAGGACCTGTCCCCCTCCAAAAGGAGCGAGAATGAGGACGTTTACTACAAGAGTATGCCTAACTTGGGGGGTGGCCAGCAGCTCCAAGCCTATTACCAGATAGGCCGAGGGAGCAGTGATGGTTACATTATTCCCATTACTAAAGAGGACAGCATCCCTGAAGGCGACGTACGAGAAGGACAGATGCAGTTAGTGACAAgcctttaa